The proteins below come from a single Triticum aestivum cultivar Chinese Spring chromosome 5D, IWGSC CS RefSeq v2.1, whole genome shotgun sequence genomic window:
- the LOC123123212 gene encoding tryptophan synthase alpha chain: protein MGDGKRSVAETFSSLRERGKTAFIPFITAGDPDLATTSKALRILDSCGSDVIELGVPYSDPLADGPVIQAAASRALKKGTKLGSVLAMLTEVIPELSCPIVLFTYYNPILKSGVRNFMAKIKQAGVHGLVVPDLPLEETTLLRSEATMHNIELVLLTTPTTPTERMKEITKASEGFVYLVSAVGVTGARSNVNLRVEHLLQEIKQVTDKPVAVGFGISTPEHAKQIAGWGADGVIIGSAIVRQLGEATSPEEGLRRIEEYAKSIKAAIP, encoded by the exons ATGGGCGACGGCAAGCGCAGCGTCGCGGAGACCTTCTCCAGCCTCCGGGAGCGCGGCAAG ACGGCATTCATCCCATTCATCACCGCCGGTGACCCTGATTTGGCGACCACGTCGAAGGCGCTGAGGATCCTAGACTCCTGCGGCTCAGACGTGATCGAGCTTGGTGTGCCCTACTCGGATCCATTAGCTGATGGTCCTGTCATTCAG GCTGCAGCATCCCGTGCGCTTAAGAAAGGCACCAAGCTCGGTTCTGTCTTGGCGATGCTCACGGAGGTTATACCAGAGCTCTCTTGTCCAATAGTTCTCTTCACATACTACAACCCGATTCTAAAGAGTGGAGTGCGGAACTTCATGGCTAAGATTAAGCAAGCTGGTGTACATG GTCTTGTCGTACCTGATCTTCCTTTGGAGGAGACAACATTGTTGAGGAGCGAGGCCACTATGCATAACATAGAGCTG GTGCTACTTACAacaccaaccacaccaacagagaggATGAAGGAaatcacaaaagcttcagaaggattcGTTTATCTT GTGAGTGCTGTCGGAGTTACAGGTGCACGCTCAAATGTAAACTTACGCGTTGAGCATCTTCTTCAGGAGATCAAGCAG GTTACAGACAAACCTGTGGCTGTTGGCTTTGGCATATCAACTCCAGAGCATGCGAAGCAG ATCGCGGGCTGGGGAGCGGATGGTGTGATTATTGGCAGTGCGATTGTTAGACAGTTGGGCGAAGCCACTTCTCCTGAAGAAGGGCTGAGAAGAATAGAAGAGTACGCCAAGAGCATCAAGGCTGCTATTCCATGA